The Mastacembelus armatus chromosome 20, fMasArm1.2, whole genome shotgun sequence DNA segment TCTCCAAcaaaattcaaatgtttaaagcaaattttagagattttttttttttgttgcagcgATTAAAAACTTTTATGAAAATcggtttttaaagatttttttttttttttggcgggtttgaaacaatgtttttatataCTCTATATacaattttaaagaaatgtcaaagaaatgttttttatcacGATCACAAGCAGGTTTCAAACTGTCTAAGATGATTTTTCAACTTCAagcattacattttaaagaaatttccTTTGTTGTGCAGTTTTCCACCCCAATCTCAAAACCACCACAAGTGCTGTCCCAGTCTGTTATTCTGGATGTTTGGGGTGGGGGTTCCTGGCTACTACGTAGGAAGGTTCTGGGGTCTCTCCCCCAGCAGaaagtgaggagagagagaaagaaaagggggcTGGACTAAAAGGGGGGGTTTAAGGGAATCTCACTTGGGACTTATACATGTTGGAGGACGACCCAGGGGGGACCAGTGGGTCTCTGATGAAAGGGAATATGGTGCTGTCCTGGCTTGGATGCAGCCTTGTCCTGGGGACTCTGTGTGTAGGTaaggaggaaaaacagtctTTCACTACAGAATGAGGAATTATTCCACTTTTAGAGTCATCCCTCTAAGCTGTAGCAGCTGCACAGATGGAGAATGAAGACCAGGCTTCATTATGGCCCCCCATTTTGGTGCATCCAGCTTTGCCTCAGTATCACCAGGACCTGGAACTGTGGCTCAGTTTGTGGATGGTTGTGGAAAATCTGGAGGGAgtttctgtttattgttatgGAGCTTTTGCTGTGGTTTGGTGCATTTTAACACATGTTCATTAGGTGAAATCGACTTTTAGCCTAAAACTGCTCTATTTGATTTACTGCCTGATATTGAGGGTCTTTGTCCTAATAGAGGGGCCCTAGTTAAACATCTGTTTCAGAGTCAACCTGGGAGACAGCACCAGCAGCCTGTTTTGGCCCCTGGTTTCCCCCTAGTATGTATTCAGTTCTCAAACCAGGAGTTTATGCTGGCTGTCAAATACCAAACAGCCCTGGAAATCCTCAAATTAAAGGTCTGTCTGGTATTTTTGTTAATCCAgtcatgttgttgtttactCTCCGGTcacactgttgtgtgttttaccGTAAACTAAGCTCAGGGAttgagtttgtgtttctgccatGCTGGTTCTGTGACCAGCACTGTAATGTCAGGAACTGGCCTAGCAGTGCTATGTGTCTATGAATGCTAGGGGCTAGCCTAAAATGCTAATGCGACAAACAGTCCAACCTGGGTCCAGCAGGGTCTTGTGGCATGAGGCTTTGTGCTTGGCCAGTTGTATAGTTTGAGGCATTGCTGTAACAGATGGATTCGGGGGGCGGCTCCGCctcgcctcctcctcctcctcctttaacCAGGGGACTAGAGGAATGAGTCTGTCTGTGCTGGGGCGGGATGTCTGGGGGACGACAAAATGGTTTTTAGGGATTCCACGGGTCAGCAGTCCATTTTTCTTTGCATGCTGTTGAACCTGCTTGAGAATTCTccagttttagtgtttttctagAATTGGCAGGACATTCAAAGCTAATTAGCAAACGTGATGTTATTTGCCCAGTCGGCTCCTGTAATGCTCCAACATGGAAACACATACAGGCCCAAAAAGGGGGCAAACGTGCACCAAAGGGGGCAAACGTGCACCAACCACTGTTAAAGCAAAATAACCATCACTGAAATTCTGATCTGAGGTGTGAGGAAAAAAGTGGCAGCTGCAGGGCCGTCCATTAACACGCTCGTACTGCGCACGCATGTGTGAAATGCAAATGCGTGCGAGAGACTTTGTCATGCAAAATGACCACATGTGAGTTATTCAGGAGGCTTTGTGCGCCGCAGACaccaggggtcaaaggtcacacacacacacataagacaTCtggcaggatgtgtgtgtgtgaaactgaGGTCAACATGCGCATGAGAAGTCGTGGGAACCCTAAAACCTCATGGTTGTGACGTCCAAAGTCCATATGGGCCATTTTCTCCCCCATGGGGCCTGGTGTTAGGACCTAGCTCATTTTCTGTCCCCCAGGGGCCAGTGGTTCAAAGTCTAGTGCTGAGGTCATACTTGTATGGGGTCCAGCAGCTCCTTTTGGCCACCAGCGTTTAGTGAGGACATTTCTGTCCCAGTAAGGACCTGGTTTCTGGCTTGAAACACCAGAGGAATCGCTGGTAGCTGCTCACTAATTCATCCCAATACAAATCCACTCAGTTCAACTTTTAAAGGCTCgttgctgtttttgtgaatctcctttctttcttttcctcatttcttttctttcctcctgcatcttctttcctctctcatTACTTCctttttgattttctcttttcaatgattgattacaggttgattcactaaggctcatgtgtttttcataatcatatctgatgtttatgttcttcctgacctagtacagtctgacactaagggacacagggttctcaaggatgttggtgaggaggatctgggagaaaggttcctcAGGACAGTGTTTCCCAACCACTGTGCCGCGGCACATTAGTGTGCCGTGAGAGATCATCAGGTGTGCTGTGAAAAACGCCCAATTTCACCTGATTGGTccaaaaattatttattcaatGCAAATACTGTGTTTTCGTACGTCTCTCTATGTGGGCAGCATGCAGGGACAGGCAGAACAATTAAATTCTCTTCCACTAGATGGCAACAGGCAGTGAATTAACCTGCGTATCTAACTGCTGCTGAAATAACAGAGTCATTAGTGATGCTTCGAGCCAGACAGCGGCAGTGACACACGACGGATAAATATCCCTCTGGTCCTGGAGAACATTCTGACCCAGATGAAGGCCCAAGTATGAGTAGTagtcaaaagaaaataaaaaaggtgaGTCTTAGTGAGactaaaaaaagagagagactcTCTCAGCTTTGTGTTCAACCAAACAGGGCCAGTCAGTAAATGGAGActacagtttcattttatttcattaaatgtgttttttgacatatttatttGGTGACGTGCCGTGTGGTTTTTCTAATGTAAATATGTGCCGTGGCTCAAAAAAGGTTGGGAAGCACTGCCTTAGGAcaccaggtgtgaggaagggaccaGGATAACAGAGCAGGTCCAGGATGGAGGGTCAACTGTCCAATGAGAATATAAAGTTTTAGAAtacagccttattagggaatcactttgtagaacaacaGGGAAGAACAGACtcaattatctgattatgtcaatgattgtttgcatttactttgcatgtctgtataagttgAGGCCTCAGCCTGATGGGAGCAAGTCTGATCGATTGTGTTCTATACTGTTTTGttcctttcttgcaagaaacacattcagaaaaagacaatctgtctgctctccttttattgctcatccaacggtCCTTACTTCCTTCtcaattttctcttttctttcatccTTTCTTTTCGTCCTTATTTCCTTCTATCCTTCCTGCATCCTTAATTCTTCCTTATTCTTGccttgtttccttctttcctcaGATCCACTCACTAGTGTCATCACATCACATTCTTTTAGCTTCCAGGTACTAACCCTTCCTTTCCTGTGCCGCAGGCCTGATCCATGCGGACTCCAGGGAGTGCCTGTATTACAACGTGAACCACGAGACAGAGCGGACCAACCGGAGTGGGGTGGAGCGCTGCGAGGCCGAAGCCGACAAGCGTTCACACTGCTACGCCTCGTGGAGGAACGAGTCCGGCTCCGTGGAGCTGCTGAAGACCGGTTGCTGGCTGGACGACTTCAACTGTTATGACAGGTACTGATATGAACACGTGGTCCTGCCTGCGGTCCCAGTAGTCCTCATCCTGCCAGTGGTAGAAGTATCAGTATATGTAGTTCTAGTGGTAGTTGTagtttttaatggtttattCTTGAACAATTTTTATCATGTTGTGTCTCTGACCCTCAGGCTGGATTGTGTGGCGACGGAGGACAGTCCTCaggttttcttctgctgctgtgaggGTGATTTCTGTAATGAGCGCTTTGAATACCTGCCGGACACCTCCCCCAGATGTGAGTCTGACCTTTCTCAGCCTGGttcatattttcacaaaatgtttgagtttttttctgttgttttccagtGAGGAAATCCTCACCCCCTAGCTTGGGGCAGCTGACCATGGTGATCTACTTCCTGCTGCCAGTGGCAGTGCTGTCCCTTGCCCTGCTCGCCACTGTTTGGAGGATCCGAATCCAAAAACCTTCCTATGGACATATGGGCGTCTCTGAGGCTGGTTTTCATGATGCGGGTCCCTCTCCGGCATCCCTCATGCAGGGTCCAAAGACCCTGCAGTTGCTGGAGGTGAAGGCCAGGGGGCGCTTCAGCTGCGTGTGGAAGGCCCGGCTGCTGCAGGAGCTTGTGGCAGTGAAGATCTTCCCAGGCCAGGTACAGCTCAGTGGGTTACAGGTCAACAGGAGGTTTTCACTGCTCACTCTTACATGTCCCTGTCTACCTGACAGAATGAGGACTCGTGGAGGAATGAGTGGGATGTGTTTGCAACACCGGGAATGAGGCATGAGAACATCCTGAGGTTCATTGCCTCGGAGAGGCATGGGGAGGGCCTGGAGACTGAACTGTGGCTCATCACCGAGTTCCATGAGCGGGTAAGGGGGAATGGGTTCTGTCTGTGATGTTCCTTGTGATGTAGAGTTTATCCTAACctggtttctgtctctctccacagGGTTCCCTCTCCGACTTCCTGAAGGGGAATGCGGTGAGCTGGTCTGAGCTGTGCCATGTGGCTGAGTCGGTGGCACGGGGCCTGGCCTTCCTCCACGAGGACATTCTACAACAGAAACCTGCCATTGCCCACAGGTCTGCCCCTAGTTTCTTTCCCCCACCCAGGTCAGAACAATTCAGTCtgaccctgtttttttttgtctctcaggGACTTCAAAAGTAAGAACATCATGTTGCGCTTAGACCTCACAGCAATCATCGGGGACTTTGGACTTGCAGTTCTCTTTGAGACAGGAAACCCGCCTGGGGAGACGCACGGACAGGTGAGCTGACTGTGGAGAAGGAAAACCTACAAGTGAACTTGCTGTTGAAATGGTATggttttgtatgtgtgcaggTGGGAACAAGGCGCTACATGGCTCCAGAGGTATTGGAAGGGGCCATCAACTTCCAGAGGGATGCTTTCCTTCGTATTGATGTGTACGCCCTTGGCCTGGTGCTGTGGGAGCTAGTGTCCCGCTGCAGCGCTGTTGATGGTAATTGTTCTGATCCTAGTAAGGACTCATAGTCCAAGTCCAAATCCTTAGATTCAAAGTCCAAGTTCAGGTTTTTAGGGGCTGAGTCAGGTCTCAGGTTTTAATCCCCCTGTTTTTAAACCAGGTCCAGTGGACCAGTACCTGTTGCCGTTTGAGGAGGAAGTCGGCCAACATCCATCCCTCGAGGACCTGCAGGAAGTTGTGGTCCACAAGAAGATGAGACCAACCTTCAAGGATCTCTGGCTCAAACACAGTGTGAGTACACCTGGGTTCTCATAACCCTTCCTGGGAACTGATTGAACCTCACACTCCAACTACTTAAATACAGTCTGAGTCCAGGTCCAGGTCTTTGAATTAGAATCTGAGTTTAGGATTTTAGAATCTGAGACCAGGTCTTCTATTCTGAATTCTCCTGACCAGTTCCTGTCTTCCCACAGGGTCTGGCTCAGATCTGTGAGACTGTGGAGGAGTGCTGGGACCATGATGCTGAGGCACGCCTGTCGGCAAGCTGTGTGGAGGAGCGGATCTCTCAAGTCCGCCGCCTCACCTCAGACCACCACCAACTCCTGGTCTCCTCCACCATGATGCCCTTTTCAATGGTGACTAACACGGATCTGGCGTGCAAAGAGTCCAGCACCTGAGAAGGGAGAGAGTtcagaaaaaccaaaaaacttttttggaactttattttttactttatctaTATTTTTGGAGGGAACTGGAAGGGGGGTTTACAATGCTCAGTAGTGAAACTGGACTAAAACCTGCTTAGTTTTTGGACTAAAGTCTATTTTTGgactaaactttttttaatacttCTTTGGTTTTCTGAacttaaacaaaaaacacatctaCCTCCACTGAGTCCCAAATTCTCAGTCCtatgtaaagaaaaactgactttcattgtttgttgtttttatttatatttgtgtgtttgtttatgatgCTGCTGATGGACTCTTCCAGATTTACCTCAACAGACTTTTCCATGTCTTAAGTATGTGGTTCTGAATTATATTAGTTTTCTTCAGTAGTCCAGGATTTTAGACTTTGATTAGAAAAGTTTTTATGCCTGAAAGTGATTCTGAAAGCAATTATGTCAAATAAAGAACCAGACTCTGTAGTCCTCCTTTGACAGAGTAGAGACTGATGGAGATGTTGGGACTTTGTTATTCAAACAGGGACTTTGCTTGAAGCACAGACTTTGTTAGCAAAGATGGGACCTTTGTCAGAAATGCGGGAACTGGGCTTGTACTAAAGTGGAACTTTGTTAGCGAAGTGAGGACTTTATTAGTGAAGTGGACTTTATTAGCGAAGTGAGGACTTTATTAGTGAAGTGAGGACTTTGTTAGCGAAGTGAGGACGTTATTAGTGAAGTGGAACTTTGTTAGCGAAGTGAGGACTTTATTAGTGAAGTGGACTTTATTAGCGAAGTGAGGACTTTATTAGTGAAGTGAGGACTTTATTAGTGAAGTGGCATTTGTTAGCAAAATGAGGATGTTTTTAGAAGGCtccaaggcagctggacaaactggtgcaaaaagctggttcagtgactggaatgaggctggacccactggaggctgtggtggagagatgctcacagacaaaggtagagtccatcctggaacacactgaccatccccttcacaacatcctgatggagcaaagaagcagctgcagtggacgactcacctcactgagctgcaggactgaaccgtacaggagatccttcatccccactgccatcagccATGGCGCCTCATTTATTTGCTTAAGTTCTGTAAAGTTTTATCAGAGTGACTTTTATGCTGACTTAAGATTCCTTGAAGGATTTGTAACCACAAAAATAGAGAACATTCCCCCATTTGACTAACATTTGTACAATGCTTTGGGAGACAACAACATGAATAAAGACAGCTCCACTGTTTTTCGGCTGTTTCACAATGAGAGCTGGGACAGGAAACTgtgccttcaaaataaaaccaagccAAAATGCTTCAAACAGTTACATTTTTGGTTTGGTTGATAATTTCAATCACTTATATTTGAAAccacaataaaaagaaattaaaaagcaaacaacaaagACCTAAAATCCACCAGAATATGGAAAATGAGCATTAAGTATCAGTTTTGGTGCCTTTATTGTGAACTCCCCAAACCGGAAACGTCGGTAGCTTGTTGGGCGCTGCGGCTCCGGTGGTCGCGACTGTTTTGTCGGTTGCTGTGTCCCCAGCGACGCGGATTCTTGCAGTCCAGGCTCGGAGGCAGGACGGGGCCGCTGAGGACTCGGTTTGACCCCGGAGAAACCCGCCGGGGAGTGGGACCCCTGcgttttatttcctctttcgATGAGCGGCGCTCGGGAAGTGGGCGCTAGCCAACATCCGTCAGGACTTCGCTTTAAAGGTCCCTGATTTTATCAGAAACCGGGTCTAGTTCCTGATGCCAACAGTCAGGATGATGCCACTTCGTCCTCTTATTGATCAGATGTTACTGCAATAATCGGCCGCGGTGACATCAGCGCATCTGTAAGAAACAGAGACGGAAAAAGACGATTTCTAAGTGACCTATAACACCTGCTTATTTAAAAACAGCCCAAAGGCACAAAATCCCCAAACATGGGCTAAAATACACACATCTTAAAACTTTCAGATCAGTCTTTTCCTGAAAATAAAATCCTTGTGTTAAATAATTTATGAATAACCGACGGGTTTTAGTGACCGCAGTCTGTGCTGTAAAATGTTGGTGCTCgggtgtccacatacttttggccaccTATCGAGCTTCAAGCTGAATCCTGGTTGTTTTTGCAGCAGGAGACCGTGAGGAAAGATGTGGACCGGTTGCGCTAAAATTGTGAGAAAAGTGAATGGAGTTTGGTGGAGAGGTTTTGCTAACGGAGCATCTTGTTCTGCGCAGGTGGAGGCGCAGGCGACATGTCGGACCAGCTGGACCCCGATGACGCCGGTGAGATGATTCTGTCTTACGGGCATTAACAAATATCTCATCATCTCAAACCTACCAAGATGACTTCCGCTCTAGCTTCTTGCTTCCAGAACTAGTTTCTCTTTGGGGCTTCTCTTCTTGTGTTTTCTCGATTATTAGTGTAGTTCTACAACTAGATTAACTGGACTAACTAGAGAATTCAGCGTAAGAAACCAGTGACTGTAGAAGGCCTGGACCCTCAGATTGGTAACAGCTGTATAGGTCCACCCTCTATAGGCCGTCAATGTATCGGGGGTGGGCCTATGCTGTATGACGTCATCCGTAGCGTAACCATTGACAATATGGGTGACGTCACTGTATAGGTCCACCCCACTATACCCCAGGCAACATGTCCATGTGGGCCCCATAAGGGTTAGGTTTGGGCTGGAAATATGGGTCCCATGTCCCATGACCACGGTTTCCATGGTGTCCCCACGTCTATTTGCCCATATGGGTTCAAGTGGGTTCTGACTGGCTTCTTGTGGGGCCCAAATGGCCCAACCTATGTATGGGCATATGTACACCGTTGATGTAAGAAGCACAAGACGCTAGTGAGGGAAGTTAGCATGTGAAGGGTGCATCAGACGTGAGATACTATCCTACTACTCACACTAGCATGACAAGCTAGCATGACACATTGCTGGGTACTCAGTGTTATGCTACTTATGGTGCTAGCTTCTTCTGTTGGGTTACTGTGCTAGTGCTACTGTGCTAGAGGAGCTGGCTTCCTACCCACCATCTCTTGTCTTTGTGCAGCATCCGAGAGGGACATCTACATGCGCTTCATGAAGTGCCACAAGTGCTACGACATCGTCCCCACCAGCTCTAAACTGGTGGTGTTTGACACGACGCTCCAGGTACGGGTCCAGCGTAAAACCAGAAACCTCCTCCTTGTTAGTGTTActgatattatttatttgttgttccaGGTGAAGAAAGCTTTCTTTGCTCTGGTGGCAAATGGTGTGCGTGCTGCACCACTTTGGGAGAGCAAGAACCAGAGCTTTGTAGGTATGAAGGTAGCTAAAGCTAACGTATCATTGCTAATGTCTGTTTGCTAGCGTCTCCTCGCTAATGcgctgtttcctgtttcagggATGCTGACCATCACGGACTTCATCAACATTTTGACCCGTTATTACAAATCACCCATGGTAACGCACAAaggctttatgctaagctaacataGCCTGTTTTAACGGTTTCAAATATAAATACTAAGCTAAAGTAGACCATTTCTTGTTTCTACTCTTAATGCTAAGCTAACCTAGCATTTCCGTATGTTTCcactctttatgctaagctaacctaGCATTTCCGTATGTTTCcactctttatgctaagctaacctaGCATTTCACCTTGTTTCTactctttatgctaagctaacctaACATTTCACCTTGTTTACACCCTGTGCTAAGTTAACCTAGCATTTTCTCATGTTTCCACTCTTTATGCTAAGGTAACCTAGCATTTTCCCTAGTTTCCACTCTTTATCTAAGCTAACCTAGCATTTAACCTTGTTTCtattctttatgctaagctaacctaGCATTTTcccttgtttccagtctttatgctaagctaacataGCAATTCCCTCAGGTGCAGATCTATGAGCTGGAGGAGCACAAGATCGAGACGTGGAGAGGTGAGAAAAACTACttgttcactttgttttttaattagtaaataaattaatttgt contains these protein-coding regions:
- the LOC113121922 gene encoding activin receptor type-2B-like; translation: MVLSWLGCSLVLGTLCVGLIHADSRECLYYNVNHETERTNRSGVERCEAEADKRSHCYASWRNESGSVELLKTGCWLDDFNCYDRLDCVATEDSPQVFFCCCEGDFCNERFEYLPDTSPRLRKSSPPSLGQLTMVIYFLLPVAVLSLALLATVWRIRIQKPSYGHMGVSEAGFHDAGPSPASLMQGPKTLQLLEVKARGRFSCVWKARLLQELVAVKIFPGQNEDSWRNEWDVFATPGMRHENILRFIASERHGEGLETELWLITEFHERGSLSDFLKGNAVSWSELCHVAESVARGLAFLHEDILQQKPAIAHRDFKSKNIMLRLDLTAIIGDFGLAVLFETGNPPGETHGQVGTRRYMAPEVLEGAINFQRDAFLRIDVYALGLVLWELVSRCSAVDGPVDQYLLPFEEEVGQHPSLEDLQEVVVHKKMRPTFKDLWLKHSGLAQICETVEECWDHDAEARLSASCVEERISQVRRLTSDHHQLLVSSTMMPFSMVTNTDLACKESST